A single region of the Salvia miltiorrhiza cultivar Shanhuang (shh) chromosome 8, IMPLAD_Smil_shh, whole genome shotgun sequence genome encodes:
- the LOC131001027 gene encoding protein EIN6 ENHANCER-like produces MEPEVVDAEMVLPTHMRFKKIQTYDKYPKGQARVRWKHLKQIIPAENYQNYPPEEPNYVNIETPPSMHPCRRICDITGYEAPYVDPRTKLRYANAEVFKMIRSLPNDYVQRYLALRNAAVVLR; encoded by the exons ATGGAGCCTGAAGTGGTCGACGCAGAAATGGTGTTGCCTACTCACATGAGGTTTAAGAAGATTCAGACGTATGATAAGTATCCAAAAGGACAAGCCAGAGTCAGGTGGAAACATCTCAAGCAGATCATTCCGGCTGAGAATTACCAGAATTATCCTCCTGAGGAACCAAATT ATGTTAACATTGAAACACCACCATCTATGCATCCATGTAGAAGAATCTGTGATATAACTGGATATGAG GCACCTTATGTTGATCCAAGAACCAAGCTTCGGTATGCCAATGCGGAAGTATTCAAGATGATTAGATCTCTCCCAAACGACTATGTCCAACGGTACTTGGCTCTCAGAAATGCTGCGGTTGTCCTGAGGTAG
- the LOC130998079 gene encoding protein BASIC PENTACYSTEINE4-like yields the protein MNQIMFDESSMPVPVCSCTGVPRQCYKWGNGGWQSSCCTTSLSLYPLPQMPNKRHARMGGRKMSGSVFSRLLTRLAAAGQDLSIPVDLKEYWAKHGTNRYITIK from the coding sequence ATGAACCAGATCATGTTTGATGAATCAAGCATGCCAGTTCCCGTTTGCTCGTGCACTGGAGTTCCCCGGCAGTGTTACAAGTGGGGTAACGGGGGTTGGCAATCTTCTTGTTGCACCACCTCCCTGTCATTATACCCTCTACCCCAAATGCCAAACAAGAGGCATGCACGGATGGGAGGCCGGAAAATGAGTGGGAGCGTCTTCAGCAGATTACTTACGAGACTGGCAGCAGCCGGGCAAGATTTGTCAATTCCTGTTGATCTGAAAGAGTACTGGGCTAAACATGGAACAAATCGCTACATTACCATCAAGTAA